DNA sequence from the Desulfurobacterium indicum genome:
CTACGGATGACGATGTTAAACCTGCTGCTCCCATGTCTTGAATTGCTACTATTCCGTCGGTTTCCATTGCTTCAAGGCACGCCTCTATTAAAAGCTTTTCAACAAACGGATCTCCAACCTGAACGTTGACTTTCTTTTCAACTTCTTCCTCAGATGAAAACTCTTCTGATGCCATTGTGGCGCCGTGGATACCGTCTCTTCCAGTCTTTGATCCCACATAGATTACGGGATTTCCTACACCTGCAGCTTTTGCATAGAATATCTTGTTCTTTTCAACAAGTCCGAGTGCAAATGCATTAACGAGAGGATTGGTTTGATAGCAGCTGTCAAAGTAGACTTCTCCTCCGACAGTTGGTACTCCGACACAGTTTCCATAGTGACTTATTCCGGAAACTACCCCTTTTACTATGTATTTCATCTTGGGATCGTCAAGCTCTCCGAATCTCAGTGAGTTCATACAGGCTATCGGTCTTGCTCCCATGGTGAAGACATCTCTCAGGATGCCTCCCACTCCGGTGGCAGCTCCGTTGAACGGTTCTATAAATGATGGATGGTTGTGGGATTCTACTTTAAATGCTGCGCATATTTCTTTTTCTTCATCGATCATGATTATTCCGGCATTTTCACCGGGGCCCTGAACCACCCATGGTGCTTTTGTGGGAAATTTTGAAAGATGGGCTCTTGAGGATTTGTAAGAGCAGTGTTCAGACCACATTGCAGAAAATATACCAAGTTCAACGAGGTTAGGTTCTCTTCCCAGCAGTTTTACTATCTTTTTATACTCTTCCATTGGCACGTGGCTTTCTATTGTTTTTTTATCCATAGTTGTTGCTCCTTTAGTAGTTTCTCGGTCCAAAAAGTGCTGTTCCAATTCTAACAATTGTAGCTCCCTCTTCTACGGCAATCTCAAAGTCGTGCGACATTCCCATTGAAAGATGAGGGAAATTTCTCTTAAATTCTTCTTCCATTTTTTCTTTTATATTTCTCAGTCGCTGGAAATAGGGTCTTACGTCTTCCGCATTTTCAAAATATGGAGGAATTGTCATAAAGCCTAGAAGTTGCAGATTGGGGCTGGATAGTATGGTGTCTATCAATTCTGGGACTTCGCCTTCTTTGCATCCGTGTTTTGTTTCTTCTGGGGATAGTTTAACTTCTATTAGTACTTTCTGAATTTTGTTTTCCTTGTCGGCTCGTTTTTGTAGCTCTTCAACTAAAGCTTTAGAGTCAACGGAATGGATTAGCTCGAACATTTTTACCACATATTTTGCTTTATTTTTTTGCAAGTGTCCTATAAAATGCCATTCTATTGGCAGGTCTGAAAGAGCGGGAATTTTGTCTCTTGCTTCTTGAACTCGATTTTCTCCAAAAACTTTTATTCCTGCGTTGAATGCTTCTCGAATCTCTTGAGGAGTTCTTGTTTTGGAGGCGGCAAGTAGTGTTATTTCTTCCGGTTTTCTTCCGGCTCTTTCAGCAGCCTTTGTTATTTTTTCTTGTATCTTCATCAGGTTTTCTTTAATTCCCATTTTCTACCCTCTCATAGACTTGGTTTGCAAAGAACCAGAGATCTTCACTAAGCTCTGATTCTGTTCTGTCCATAAATTGCTCTGGCGGCGCGTCGCATATGCCGTTTTTATAATCTGTTATACCTACGGCAACGAATCCTTTTTTTTCAAAGCTTCCTTTTCCGTTAAATCTGAAAATATTAAGCTGAATGAATTTAACGTTTGATGATGACCTAAAAACCTCTTTTGATAGTTTTTGCCAGAAGACTTCGTTTCCTTTTTTAAGTATCAAACGGGTTTTTCTATCCTTTATTTCTGAACCATCTAAGTCGTAAAACAGATATTTGATGTTAACGAATACACCTTTCTTTCCGTTTTCAAGTGTTACGGTTTTTATGTCGTCTTCCGTGAGGGGCAATACTTTTGGGAAGTAGCCAAGTCTTTCTGTTATGGCACTAGATACTCTGGCACTGTTAAATGTGTCTATTACCATGTTTAATTTGTTTAGTATGCTTGATATCGGAAGGTATGCGTTTGATGAGGTTGATATGGGGACAATGTTTCCTGCATAACCGTTTATAATGAAGAGATTGTCTTTAAGCTTTATGCAGAAAGTTCCTTTTTTTAGAAAGGTTATTTCTCTTCCAGTTTCAGGATTTATGAGAGAGGCGTTTTTTAAAATTACTCCTGCCGGGAACTTTCCATTGAAAATTGTTGTGAACTTTCTGGGAATTGCTGTTATTCCCCTTTCCGTTTGGATAACGGCTATGTCGTTTTTGATGAGTATTACAGGATATACCTTCCCGGCATTCAGCGTTATCTTTCCAATTTTGGTGCTTCCTTCCATATCCTTATTTATAAGCAGGAATTTTCCCTTTATAGTTTCTGTGAATAGAATGTTTGGTGATGTTTCAGTGATTTTTGTAAAGTCACTGTCAATCCATCCTCTGTTATTTCTTGCCCAGTTTTTATAGTAGTTAAAAACGGGAGAAGTGCTATTTTTATCTATGGTTTCTACTATTTCTCCGTCAGGTTTGTTTCTTATTGATAACGAGTCTATCATTACTGTTGCTGTATCGGCAAGAGCTGTGTTAAATAGTCCCAGGATCAAGGCAGTTGTGGCAATATTTTTAAGCAGTTTCATTTTTCTCTCCTTACAAACATAATGGCTTCAGCTTCTGCTACTTTTGTTCCGTCTGCTTTTTCCATGATGGCCACGGTTTCTTTTATCCGTTTTCTGTCTTTTTTTATCCAGGCTTTTACCCTGACTTTTTCTCCGGCCATGAGCGGGTTGTGAAACTTAACGGTAATTTTTCCGGTTAAAAATCTTTCTTCTTTTGTCTGTAAGTAAGCCATAGCTTCATCCAGTATCAGAGATATGATACCTCCGTGGATAATATTGTCATATCCTTGATAAATTTTGTCTAAGCTGAAAGTGCTTTCAACTCTGTCAGGATATTTTTCAAACTTTAGATGCATACCTTTTGGATTGTCTTTTCCGCATACAAAGCAAAAACTGTCTCTTCTGGGAAGCTCTGTTTTATCGTTCATTATGCCTCGAGATTAGCTAAAGATAATTATCAACATTTGAATTATAGCAAGTGTTGGACTATCCTTTTTTGATAACTTTTATTTTTGGTTTTCCGTCAGAGATCACTTCTTCTTCAATACCTTCCTTGCCCTTTTTGAACTCTTCCTTTGCAAGCTTGAAGCTTTTTATGAGTTTTATTAATCTGTCTCCTTTGAAGGCAAGCACGGCAATTATTGCTACCAGAATCCATTCAAACACGATTTCCTCCGATCCGGTAAACTTGGACCTTCTATACATGATGTATTATACTTTATTTTGCGGTATTTTGCCGGTAAATCTCTAAATTGGGAATTTCCCTCTTTACAAACAGACTTCACTTTGATAAATTTCACTTTGCCTTTGCCACCGGTGAAACAGAATAGGAGGTTTTTGATGGCTGTAGATAAAGATGTCAAACAGGAAATTATAAAGAAGTATGGTTTTCATGAGAAGGATACCGGTTCTCCAGAAGTGCAAATTGCTCTTCTTACTG
Encoded proteins:
- a CDS encoding PaaI family thioesterase — protein: MNDKTELPRRDSFCFVCGKDNPKGMHLKFEKYPDRVESTFSLDKIYQGYDNIIHGGIISLILDEAMAYLQTKEERFLTGKITVKFHNPLMAGEKVRVKAWIKKDRKRIKETVAIMEKADGTKVAEAEAIMFVRREK
- a CDS encoding YggS family pyridoxal phosphate-dependent enzyme; amino-acid sequence: MGIKENLMKIQEKITKAAERAGRKPEEITLLAASKTRTPQEIREAFNAGIKVFGENRVQEARDKIPALSDLPIEWHFIGHLQKNKAKYVVKMFELIHSVDSKALVEELQKRADKENKIQKVLIEVKLSPEETKHGCKEGEVPELIDTILSSPNLQLLGFMTIPPYFENAEDVRPYFQRLRNIKEKMEEEFKRNFPHLSMGMSHDFEIAVEEGATIVRIGTALFGPRNY
- a CDS encoding twin-arginine translocation protein, TatA/E family subunit translates to MFEWILVAIIAVLAFKGDRLIKLIKSFKLAKEEFKKGKEGIEEEVISDGKPKIKVIKKG